Proteins encoded by one window of Collimonas fungivorans:
- a CDS encoding YbdK family carboxylate-amine ligase, with translation MSENTQDNSAQAGAGAATPEILPFTSSTPFTMGIELELQLVNRRNYNLASDAVDLLTWIEPRDLQKQIKLEMTQGMIELNSDVHTRVDHLIEELKGLRAALNRGAQYLNIDVSGGGAHPFQHWNEQRITPSERFYHLHEKYGYLAKTFTVFGQHIHIGVPNGDDALYLTHAFSRFVPHFIALSAASPFYQGADTRFESSRSNVVRAFPLSGTAPTLTRWSDFESYYDELLRMGIVASMKDFYWDIRPKPEYGTVEIRVCDTPLTIEHAAHLGCYAQLLARWILTERPFVITNDFYLLYQYNRFEASRYGLNGSMALHGNTPATSSKLPIYQHLLDHLQDLQRYTQNEAEQLTIKRLRHLAEDRLSDAAWLRQTFTERGSLNDMMRLSSELWMGQEPPPYFQ, from the coding sequence ATGAGCGAAAACACCCAAGACAACAGTGCACAAGCCGGCGCGGGGGCCGCGACGCCGGAGATCCTGCCGTTTACCAGTTCCACGCCGTTTACAATGGGGATAGAACTGGAACTGCAGCTGGTGAACCGCCGCAACTACAACCTGGCCAGCGATGCGGTTGACCTGCTGACCTGGATCGAACCGCGCGACCTGCAAAAACAGATCAAGCTGGAAATGACGCAGGGCATGATCGAGTTGAATTCCGACGTGCACACCCGGGTCGATCATCTGATCGAGGAGCTGAAAGGCCTGCGCGCCGCGCTGAACCGCGGGGCGCAATACCTGAACATCGACGTCTCCGGCGGCGGCGCCCATCCTTTCCAGCACTGGAACGAACAACGGATTACGCCTAGCGAGCGCTTCTATCACCTGCATGAAAAGTACGGCTACCTGGCCAAGACATTCACCGTCTTCGGCCAGCATATCCATATCGGCGTGCCGAACGGCGACGACGCGCTCTACCTGACCCACGCATTCTCGCGTTTCGTGCCGCACTTCATCGCACTGTCGGCCGCCTCGCCGTTTTATCAAGGCGCGGACACCAGGTTCGAATCCTCGCGCAGCAATGTGGTGCGTGCGTTTCCATTGTCAGGAACTGCACCCACGCTGACCCGCTGGTCCGATTTCGAATCGTATTACGATGAGCTGCTACGCATGGGAATCGTCGCCAGCATGAAGGACTTTTACTGGGACATCCGGCCCAAGCCGGAATACGGCACCGTGGAAATCCGCGTCTGCGACACCCCCCTGACGATAGAACACGCGGCCCACCTGGGGTGCTACGCACAACTGCTGGCGCGCTGGATCCTGACCGAAAGGCCGTTTGTCATCACCAACGACTTTTACCTGCTGTACCAGTACAACCGCTTCGAAGCCAGCCGTTACGGCCTGAACGGCTCCATGGCGTTGCACGGCAACACCCCCGCCACCTCGTCAAAACTGCCGATCTACCAGCATCTGCTGGACCATTTGCAGGATTTGCAGCGGTATACTCAGAACGAAGCCGAGCAACTGACCATCAAGCGCTTGCGGCATCTGGCGGAAGATCGCCTCAGCGACGCCGCCTGGCTGCGGCAGACATTTACCGAGCGCGGTTCGCTCAATGACATGATGCGGCTGTCTTCGGAATTGTGGATGGGGCAGGAGCCGCCACCATACTTCCAATAG